Proteins found in one Methanofollis fontis genomic segment:
- a CDS encoding RtcB family protein has product MLAGIQQIDEVEWEVPVGYVPGMRVPGRFFLSDDLAETLEPDAVHQLANVACLPGIERYSLAMPDIHSGYGFPIGGVAAFDAESGVISPGGVGYDINCGVRLIATPLRADDITQPRALIEELFRTVPTGVGAESSLRLSHHDLAAMMTEGVRWAVEAGYGVENDISHCEESGRLDAADTAPVSKKAFQRGMPQAGTLGSGNHFLEIQEVDAVFDPETAEAFGLSPGQICFMVHCGSRGLGHQVCTDHLRVLESAHKRYGISIPDRQLACAPLSSPEGEAYFGAMAAAANYAWVNRQVITHQVRQVLQRMFGIAYEEMPLVYDVAHNVAKMEEHSSERGRRRFCVHRKGATRAFGPGLPEVPAAYRSVGQPVIIPGSMGSHSYVLHGTATAMERTFGSTCHGAGRVMSRTKAKKATPGSEVRKHLLEQGIVVRATSDAAIAEEAPEAYKESDKVVDVVRRAGLSLPVVRLRPLGVIKG; this is encoded by the coding sequence ATGCTTGCGGGGATACAACAGATTGACGAGGTGGAGTGGGAGGTTCCGGTTGGCTACGTGCCCGGCATGCGTGTTCCGGGCAGATTTTTCCTCTCTGACGATCTTGCAGAGACGCTGGAGCCCGATGCCGTCCACCAACTGGCAAATGTGGCCTGTCTGCCGGGTATCGAGAGATATTCGCTTGCGATGCCGGATATCCATTCGGGCTACGGATTTCCCATCGGCGGGGTGGCCGCCTTTGACGCGGAGAGCGGCGTCATCTCGCCGGGAGGGGTCGGGTATGATATCAACTGCGGGGTGCGCCTGATCGCCACCCCCCTGCGGGCAGACGACATCACCCAGCCGCGGGCGCTGATCGAGGAGCTCTTCAGGACCGTGCCGACCGGCGTCGGTGCGGAGAGTTCGTTGCGTCTTTCCCACCACGACCTTGCGGCGATGATGACCGAGGGTGTGCGGTGGGCCGTGGAGGCGGGGTATGGCGTTGAAAACGATATCTCCCATTGCGAGGAGTCGGGCAGACTGGATGCGGCCGATACGGCGCCGGTCTCGAAGAAGGCCTTCCAGCGCGGCATGCCGCAGGCCGGAACCCTCGGTTCGGGCAACCATTTTCTCGAGATCCAGGAGGTGGATGCAGTCTTTGATCCGGAGACCGCAGAGGCATTCGGGCTCTCGCCGGGCCAGATCTGTTTTATGGTCCACTGCGGTTCGCGCGGCCTTGGCCACCAGGTCTGCACCGATCACCTCCGTGTGCTGGAATCGGCGCACAAACGCTACGGCATCTCCATCCCTGACCGGCAGCTTGCTTGTGCGCCCCTCTCCTCTCCTGAGGGCGAGGCCTATTTCGGCGCCATGGCCGCAGCGGCCAATTATGCATGGGTCAACCGCCAGGTGATCACGCACCAGGTCAGGCAGGTGCTGCAGCGGATGTTCGGCATCGCCTACGAGGAGATGCCCCTTGTCTATGATGTGGCGCACAATGTCGCCAAGATGGAGGAGCACAGTTCAGAAAGGGGGCGCCGTCGTTTCTGCGTCCACCGCAAGGGGGCGACACGGGCCTTTGGCCCCGGACTGCCCGAGGTGCCGGCGGCCTACCGTTCCGTCGGCCAGCCCGTGATCATACCAGGGAGCATGGGAAGCCATTCCTATGTGCTCCACGGCACGGCGACGGCAATGGAGCGGACCTTCGGGAGCACCTGCCACGGGGCGGGGAGGGTGATGAGCCGGACAAAGGCGAAAAAGGCCACGCCGGGAAGCGAAGTCAGGAAACACCTGCTTGAGCAGGGGATCGTGGTCCGTGCAACGAGCGATGCCGCCATCGCCGAAGAGGCCCCGGAGGCCTACAAGGAGAGCGACAAGGTCGTGGACGTGGTCAGGCGTGCCGGACTCTCCCTGCCGGTCGTCCGCCTCCGCCCCCTGGGGGTGATCAAGGGATGA
- a CDS encoding archease: MPFFEVPHQADVKVHVEADTCGHLFSETARAMFCLMYCRCEEGGVERRVSVTSTDRHSLMIDFLSELLFIAEVERLVFSSFDVTVTDTALEAVARGERFDPAKHRGGMEIKGVSYSGLRIFRDGNLFCCEILFDV; encoded by the coding sequence ATGCCGTTCTTTGAGGTTCCCCATCAGGCCGATGTGAAGGTTCATGTTGAGGCGGATACCTGCGGCCATCTCTTCTCAGAGACGGCCCGGGCGATGTTTTGCCTGATGTACTGCCGGTGTGAGGAGGGGGGGGTCGAGCGCCGGGTCAGCGTCACCTCAACCGACCGCCACAGCCTGATGATCGACTTCCTCTCAGAACTGCTCTTTATTGCAGAGGTGGAACGGCTTGTATTCAGTTCCTTTGATGTAACCGTCACGGATACCGCTCTTGAAGCCGTTGCACGGGGTGAACGCTTTGATCCGGCAAAACATCGCGGCGGGATGGAGATCAAGGGCGTCTCCTACTCCGGCCTCAGGATATTCCGTGACGGAAATTTGTTCTGCTGTGAGATTCTCTTTGATGTATGA
- a CDS encoding DUF2551 domain-containing protein, with product MRSPADIKREIEARLKKYLSRDNTGIRHEVLSLFVRVRSTTIPEIHAQVSRTFSVSYHSIASMVGIIAARIGILHVRREQEGTNAVYQIKDEYIGMVTHLLKCG from the coding sequence ATGCGGTCCCCGGCCGATATAAAGAGGGAGATAGAGGCCCGCCTGAAAAAATATCTCTCCAGGGACAATACAGGAATCCGTCACGAGGTTCTTTCTTTATTTGTCAGAGTCCGATCGACGACGATCCCTGAGATACATGCACAGGTCTCGCGAACATTCTCGGTCAGTTATCATTCCATCGCCTCGATGGTCGGGATCATCGCCGCACGGATCGGCATCCTCCACGTGCGGAGGGAACAGGAAGGGACCAACGCCGTCTATCAGATCAAGGACGAATACATCGGCATGGTCACCCATCTGCTCAAGTGCGGTTGA
- a CDS encoding protein translocase subunit SecF, translated as MGFVTYDVNKYPPKQMVAVPLIVLLLALVLLAVNWASTGMPVTPGIDFAGGTAVTIITTDTTEEITAYFSGFPLESVGEGLSGGKYIKFGPMSDDQYHDLTVMVGDRYPEAKIDQIGEAFGATLQQQALIALLFSFVGMAIVVFIAFRSFVPSVAVVLSALSDIAITAAIMDIVGIPLTLPTTAALLMLIGYSVDSDILLTTRLLKRQGKTEEKLAGAYRTGIIMTTTTIAAVVAMFLVTTIGQVEVIAQIAAVLLIGLFVDLMNTWVLNAGILKGYLMGRGRRA; from the coding sequence ATGGGTTTTGTCACCTATGATGTCAATAAATATCCCCCGAAGCAGATGGTGGCGGTGCCTCTCATTGTGCTTCTTCTGGCACTCGTGCTCCTCGCCGTGAACTGGGCGAGCACGGGGATGCCGGTGACGCCCGGGATAGATTTTGCGGGCGGGACGGCGGTGACGATCATCACCACCGATACCACCGAAGAGATAACGGCATATTTCTCCGGATTCCCCCTTGAAAGTGTCGGCGAAGGACTGAGCGGCGGAAAATATATCAAATTCGGCCCGATGTCCGATGACCAGTACCATGACCTCACCGTCATGGTCGGCGACCGCTATCCTGAGGCGAAGATCGACCAGATAGGCGAGGCCTTCGGCGCCACCCTCCAGCAGCAGGCCCTGATCGCCCTGCTGTTCTCGTTTGTCGGTATGGCGATCGTCGTATTCATCGCCTTCAGGTCCTTTGTCCCCTCGGTGGCCGTCGTGCTCTCGGCCCTCTCCGACATCGCCATCACGGCGGCGATCATGGACATCGTCGGCATCCCCCTCACCCTGCCGACGACAGCCGCCCTCCTGATGCTCATCGGTTATTCGGTGGACAGCGACATCCTCCTCACCACCCGCCTCCTGAAACGGCAGGGGAAGACCGAGGAGAAACTGGCCGGCGCCTACCGCACCGGCATCATCATGACGACGACGACCATCGCCGCCGTCGTGGCGATGTTCCTGGTGACCACCATCGGGCAGGTTGAGGTCATCGCACAGATCGCTGCCGTCCTCCTCATCGGACTGTTTGTGGACCTGATGAACACCTGGGTGCTCAATGCGGGCATCCTGAAGGGGTATCTCATGGGCAGGGGGCGGCGTGCATGA